The genome window CGGCATGGGTGGCGTGGTGGGGGGTGAGCTGGGAGCCGGGCTCGACCACCAGGTGGTACAGGTAGGTCCCGACCCCGAGCACGCGGCGGACCTCCTCGGGGGCGGGGCCGTCGGCCTCGGCGACCAGGCCGAGCACGGGCAGGACCACCGGGTCGAAGAAGCGCAGGTCCCAGGCCAGTCCGTCGGCCTCCCCGGCCACCTCGACCTCCTGGCCGACCGGGGCCGGGAACCGCTCGCCGGTCCCGATCACGTGCAGGTTGCGGGCCCCGGCGGCGGCCACGGTGAGCCGCGGGGCGGCGAGCAGCGGCAGCCGGGCCTGCTCGGCCGGGGGCAGCAGCCGCGCCTGGGCCAGGTAGGCGTCGTGGACGGCGGCCACGAAGTCGGCCATGGCCTGGCGCATCTGCCGAGGATCGGTCCTCTGCATGGTCTGGCGACCATAGCCCACGTTCCTCCATGCGGGAAGGGACGCTATCCCGCGGAGCGGGACGGGCCGTACCTTCTCCCGAAGCGGCCGAGCAAGGAGCGTGCATGGGGATCCTCCGCCTGTCGCACGTGGACGTCCGCGTGCCCGACCTGGACCTGGCCAGCGCCTACTACACCGAGGTCATGGGCCTGCTCGAGGTCGAGCGGACCGCCACCGAGGTCTACCTCAAGTGCTGGGACGAGCCCGACCACCACTCGGTCAAGCTCGCCTACGCCCCCCGGGTCGGGCTCGACCTGATCAGCTTCAAGGTCGAGGCCGACGAGGACCTGGCCGAGCTCGAGTCGCGGGTCGAGGGCTACGGCTTCCCGGTGCGCCGCGTGTCGCGCGGCGAGTCGGTCGGCCAGGGCGAGTCGATCCGCTTCGAGACCCCCTCGGGGCAGCTGATGGAGCTGGTCCGCGAGGTCGAGCGGGTCGGCGGGCTGCTCCCCAAGGTCAACCCGCCGCCGTTCCCGCCCCAAGAGCTCCGCGGCATCGCCCCGCCCCGGATCGACCACGTCCTGGTCACGGCCGAGGAGGTGGCCGAGGCGACCCGCTTCTACATGGAGGTGCTGGGGTTCCGCCTCACCGAGCAGCTGCTGGACGGCAACGGCCACCAGATCGGCGTCTGGATGGAGCGCTCCCACTCGCCCCACGACCTGGCCGTGGTCACCGGGGCCAACGGCGGCCTGCACCACTTCGCGTTCTGGCTGGACGACTGGGACCACGTGCGCAAGGCGGCCGACATCCTGGCCTACAACGGGGTCCAGATCGACGTCGGCCCGACCCGCCACGGCATCACCCGCGGCAACACCATCTACTTCTTCGACCCCCTCGGCACCCGCAACGAGGTGTTCACCGGCGGCTACCGGCCCGACCCGGACTTCCCCACCATCACCTGGACCGAGGACAACATCGGCCGGGCGATCTTCTACTACGAGGGCGACCTGAACGACCGGTTCATGAAGGTCCACACCTGAGATGGGCATCCTGCGCCTGTCCCACGTCGAGGTCCGGGTGCCCGACCTGGAGCTGGCCACCGCCTACTACACCGAGGTGCTGGGGCTGCTGGAGACGGGCCGGGACGCCGAGCGGGTGTTCCTCAAGTGCTGGGACGAGCACGAGCACCACTCGGTGATCCTCCGCTACGCCGCCACCTACGGGCTGGAGCACATGGGCTTCAAGGTCGAGCACGCCGACGACCTGGAGCGGTTCGAGAAACGGGTCGAGCAGGACGGCGGCCAGGTGACCCGCCACGCCCGCGGCGAGCTGGCTCCCGGCCACGGCGAGGCCATCCGCTTCCAGACCCCGACCGGGCACCGCTGCGAGCTGGTCCACGGGATGGAGAAGGTCGGCAACCTGCTCCCCCGCACGAACCCGCCGCCGCGGCCGCTGGGGCTGGTCGGGATCGCCCCGCCCCGCCTCGACCACATCTTCGTCACCGCCGAGGACG of Actinomycetota bacterium contains these proteins:
- a CDS encoding catechol 2,3-dioxygenase, translated to MGILRLSHVDVRVPDLDLASAYYTEVMGLLEVERTATEVYLKCWDEPDHHSVKLAYAPRVGLDLISFKVEADEDLAELESRVEGYGFPVRRVSRGESVGQGESIRFETPSGQLMELVREVERVGGLLPKVNPPPFPPQELRGIAPPRIDHVLVTAEEVAEATRFYMEVLGFRLTEQLLDGNGHQIGVWMERSHSPHDLAVVTGANGGLHHFAFWLDDWDHVRKAADILAYNGVQIDVGPTRHGITRGNTIYFFDPLGTRNEVFTGGYRPDPDFPTITWTEDNIGRAIFYYEGDLNDRFMKVHT
- a CDS encoding catechol 2,3-dioxygenase, whose translation is MGILRLSHVEVRVPDLELATAYYTEVLGLLETGRDAERVFLKCWDEHEHHSVILRYAATYGLEHMGFKVEHADDLERFEKRVEQDGGQVTRHARGELAPGHGEAIRFQTPTGHRCELVHGMEKVGNLLPRTNPPPRPLGLVGIAPPRLDHIFVTAEDVDGGTRFFREVLGFRLTEQILADDGHQLATWLEVSHTPHDIALVTGPNGGLHHFAFWLDDWNEVRTAADILAYHGVPIDVGPTRHGATRGYAVYFFDAAGNRNEVFTGGYWVDPDHEVVTWTEAEMGRAIFYYEGAVNQRFLTVHS